The region CTCAGAGGATGCATTCAGTTACCACAATGCACAAACGTTCCGCGAAAGCCGACAACTGTCAGTCGCTTCTCTGTTTCTTCAGCGACGAGCCACGACACTCGTGAGACCGGCATCATCATCGACTTAGCGTCGAGTAGCTTTGTCTGAAACGTATTGTTTTTCCAGTGAAATACTGTTCGAGCTTAGCGCAAGTTGAGAGCGTGAACTTGAAGGTAGAGACCACATTTCTTTTCAGCCATTGTGACATATTTATCATTTTTGCATAGGAACATAGTGCTGAAATGGTAAAAGCGGTGACATGTAGAACGCACGTGCAGTCGTGCGAGTTCCTAAACAACATCAAATGAACTAAAAAAAACGCAGAATTTCTCCTAGGTATGTGTGTCCAGCTGTCTTGTATATTGCTTCAACTCATATTGGTGAGATACTAGAACATCAATGGAGTAAGTGCGACGGAGAGTAGAAGGGGAGAAAGCCAAAGGCATCTAAGGCGAGGAAGATCCTGAGGAAAGGAAGAAGGAATGTGAGCGCACCTCATCAAtcataatttatttattcatttttgtttttcttcttatgtTTCTATTGCATCTTCTTCTTGTGCCAGTTGTAGTACGTAGCAGTGACAAAGCAACCTCATCCAAAGTGAAACCGGAAATTGATTGAGACTAAATGGAGAAGTTGTTTGCTACGAAAGCCACATGGGAAAAGTTCCTAGCTCAGTCCTGTTCAAAACCGAACCAAAAAGGTAAATATTTAAAATCAATATTATTAATCGTTGACCCTTTCTGTAACAGCTCGTAAATCCATTGGACCCAAAGAGACTGtaacgacgatttcgaacaCAAGGTGACAATCTATTCATTTATGTTTATTTGTTTACTCCTTTCTTCTCAGAACCTCGGGGCAAACCATTTCCAACTTCCAGTGTCATTGCTGTTCGGTGACTCGATCTCTTGTGGTAGGTAATTTTAAATGATTAATCGAACAGTTATTTCTTAATTTGCATGACCTCTAGTTGTCATTGCTTTCTAATCTCGTATGTCAATATGTGTTTGACGCGTTTCCTATTTATTTACGTTGGAATCAGTATATTGCTTCACTTGCTAGTGACGACATTCTATGTGAGCGTCAGTAGTTTGGGCGGGAACGCCTGCTGTCTGTTCACAGTTGCAAGTAAAATTCAAActgatctttttttctccgccGTTGTTCACAAATTTTGACCTCTGTCTAGGTACACCTTGGGAACTTTATCGTGTCAGAACTCTTTTATTTCGTCAGAGCTTTGTCGAGAAATGAAAAGGTTCTCTTTTGCGTAGTACTTTCTGGTCCGAGTACTGACTGCATGGAGACAGCTTTAAAATGGAGCCTAGATTCCACCCGTGACCGCTATAAGGAAAACCCGTGTTAATCCGGGTGTCCTTCGCTGTATACACCCCGTGCTTTCCATTGAGGTAGTCTACATTTAGCCTCGTGATCGTCCCTAGGCCCTTCAACATGTAGCGCGCTTGATGCGCCCTCGCTAGAAGGGCCTGGCCCAGACGTCTGCCAAACAAAAGATATATAAATTCTCTACCGATTTGACCCCAAccgcaaaaaatttttgaccTACCGGTTTCGAGAAACTAGGGAACAACGTTCGAAATCGCCCCAAATCGCAACGTTGTGAATGAGATCGACTGTGCATGCTTCTGTGTACGTGTCAAACGCGCTAGATTCGTTTATAGGGCCTAGTTTCCCATTTCGCGCCTCAGCTGGAAGAATTTGCTACTGGATCTCACAATGATTCGCTACTTCATTCTCTGTCCCGCGCAGTGTGTACATGTGTCTGTATTTCGATGGATCGCTCTATCGCAGAGTGCGCATTGGGCCTTACTCCGCTGGCGTAACGGAGAGGAATCCAGAAAAACACGCCGAAATCCTATAAATCCCCCTAGCAACCTACACATGCGCAGTGGTTTGTCTCTCCTGCTTCTACCGGCGAGCGCATCAAGCGCGCTAGCTGGTGAAGGGCCTAGGGACGAGGCTAGTCTACATTTGCCAAGCCAGCGAAATAGAGAGCATcgcgctttcttttcattgcTCTAGCTGCGATGGAGAATGCTTTTCAGGTATAGGGATCGCGAATATCACACATTTTTTCCTTCGACCACACGCCCCTCTTGAAAAACGCCCCTATGCTTATCTCTCTCGCCCTTCCTTTCGTTCACATGTTTTTCTCCTGCGATTTCGAGAGATCGATTTGACCGGGGCCCCCTTTAGGCTCAGAGCGACGACAGGATTCCTCTACGACCCGATACGTACATCGCGTCTATGGAAAAAGGTAAAGAATACTGGTAAcatcaaatatttaattaatagttcCATTGCCAGAATTCAAATCACAGGTAAATCAAAATATATTTTAACAAAGATCAACGTTGGGGTAATGTTGCTCTATGGCAAAGCTGAATGACGCTAATTTTGCTGGAGGAGAGGAGTCGGCAAACTGCACTCTGATTCTAACGGATAGAAATTCAGGCAAAACGTTGGCCGTCTGTGGACTCAGCGTCGTCGGTCGCAATCATTTCGGCGTCTATCAtcttagaagaaaaatgctCAACGTTTTTGAAGCAACTAACGAGCAGGTTATAAATAGTTATTTAAGTATAtgaatatttcaatttaTGTGTCTAGATTGAGGACGATGCTGAGATGAAGAACATCGTCCGGATCGTCGGTCTCGAGTACAGCAAAGATTACAGTTCTGTCGATGATCTGAAAGCGCTTCGCTACGGTCGACTTATGATCATGACTGATCACGATGAAGACGGAACGAACATGAAAGGACTTCTGATCAGATTTCTTCATCACAAGTGGCCTCTTCTGCTTCGACTTCCTTTCCTCGAGCAATTCATCGCTCCAAGAGTCAAAGTGCAGTGACAATAAGTAAATATTGcatttcattttattataATTTTTAGGTCTTCAAGGGGCAGAATAAGAAGGCTTTCTATTCGATTTCAGAGTTTGATGAGTGGGAAGAGAATACCCTTGACTCGTTGTCTTGGCGAGTCAAGCACTACAGAGGATTGGGAACGAGCACGGCAAATGAGGCGAAAGAATACTTTCAAGACTTGGAGAAACATCGTGTTCTGTTCAGGTACTGTGGGTCAAGTGACGATGCAGCAATAACACTGGTAAATTCTTTGATAGTTATGAGTCGAAGTTATACTACCGTAGCTGCTTTCTAGGCTTTTGCTCGGGGTCACGCAGCCTGGCGAAAACGTTGGCTTAATGACTGGCTGGCTCAACGGAAGCAAAGACGTCAGGCGGGAAAGAGCGAAGTACATGAGGGAAGTGCGTGTCGTATCTTAGCGATAGATTGTTTTTAGTCGTTTTCAAGCGGTAGCGACCAATTGACTTTCAGCAATTTTGTGAACGAAGAGCTCGCGCAGTTTGCGAACGCTTTTAATGACAGATCGATTCCTTCGTTAGTCGACGGTGAGTTCTCAATCATCGTAAAGACGTTGCAAGACGTTGCAAGTTGATGGTGTCCTGTTTTCTGTAACAGGACTAACGCCTGCTCAGAGGAGAGTTGTTGTCACCTGTAGCAGACAGAATGGCGCAGAAATCAATGTAGTTGATTTGGCTGGTATCGGGGCCGATCTCTCCTCTTATAATTACGCGAAAGTAAGCTCTTTTCTACTTTTCCTTGCTTTTTCTCAGACTTGTCTCAAGAAAACGATTACTACATGTTATGGTCTTGCTCAGAACTTCGTCGGCGCAAACAACATTAATCTCATCGAGCCGATCGGTCAATTTGGTACGCGTCTTCGCGGTGGCAAAGACGCAGCGAGTCCGCGATGCCTTTTCACTGCGCTCAGCTCGCTCGCTCGTCTCATCATATCTCCTCTCGACGAGCCGGGCCTAACTCGtctttgcgacgacgacaggcTCGTGGAGCCCGAATGGCTTTGCCCAATTATTCCCATGGTTCTCGTGAACGGAGCAGAGGGCATCGGAAGGGAATTCAGTAGCTTTGTTCCCAATTACGACGCTCGCGAAATTGTCGCTAATCTTCAGCGGATGCTCGACGGCGTTGAGCCGATTCCCATGGTGCCGTCTTATAAAGGATTCACTGGCAAGATTCGTCAAGTCGACGAGCACACTTTCACGACTTTTGGAACCGTCACTCGACTCGACGACACGCATTTGGAAATTACGGAACTTCCTGTTGGAACGTGGACGGAGACTTACATCAGGGATGTGCTCGAGTCCAGGACTATTAAAAACTTGATTAGGTGAGCCAGAGGAAGAGATCAACAATACTCTCTTATTATGTGATTTCTTCATTAAAGTGATTATACTGCTTATTATACGGATACGACTGTTCGGTTTGTCGTCACTATGACGAAGGCGAGAATGGATGACTGTAAGAAGGAGGGGTTTCACAAAAAGTTCAAGTTGGAGTCGACACTAGCGACAAACAATCTCGTAAGATTCAATTCTTTATTGAAGATCTACAAATCATGGAGattatttttaggttttgtttgattctaatggctgTTTGAAGAAGTATGCGAATGAAATCGAAATTCTAAAAGAGTTCTTTGATTTGCGTCTGGAGCGATATGCATTAAGAAAGAGGTTGATTGAAGGGCTGCTAAAGGCCAAAGTCGACAAACTAACAAACGAGGCGCAATTTATCGACGAGAAGTGCGACGGGAAATTCATCGTTGGTACGGACAAATAATTGATGTCAGATTTACCGAGTGTTAACAAatttctgtagaaaatattgcGAAAAAGGAGTTAGTTGCTTTGCTGAGTCGACGAGGCTACGCATCCGATCCTATCAGGGCCTGGAGAGAGGCGAacccgtcgtttcgcgacACTATTTCGTCAGGAGGCGACTCGAGAGACAAATTCGAAACAACTGGACCCGACTTCAACTATCTGCTCCGCTTGTCGttgacgaaagaagagagagaccAGCTTCTCGCAAGGAGAGATTCCAAGGTAAGGTGACCTAAGGGACAATACGGTAATGGATCTTTGGATCAGGTCACAGGCTAAATAGTGTTATAGGCTAACTGTAGGGTATCATTTTCTCGTGCATGTTTATGTTGGAATTATTAGTCAGGCATCTGTTATTAGATGTCTGAGCTGCGAGTCGTAAAACTAAAGTCTCCGAAAACTATGTGGAAAGACGATTTGAAGATACTTTTAGATCAACTGGAGGTAGCTACATGAAAGAAACGGCACAGTTTCATCCTTTGACATTTCGTTTCATAGAAGGTGGAGCAGAACGATAAAGGCAAAGCATCGATGCCGAAAGCGAGAGTCCCAACGAAGGTAATTGTTCAGAGATCGAATTTTACTTTAGGGAAGACTTGATGTCAAAGGTCAAGGAacgttcttcaaaaaaaaatttcgctGACACCGACGACGCTGGACcaccgaaaaagaaaacatctTCTTCTAGCGCTTCGGTGGTATTTGAAGATTTACCTGCCTTGAAGCGCTCCCTGCGCTTAtcggggaaaaaaaaaagaaattacgctgacgacgacgctggaccaccgagaaagaaaacgtcttcttctagCGCTTCGATGGTATTTGAGGTTTCACCTGCCTTGAAGCGCTCCCTGCGCTTAtcggggaaaaaaaaaagaaattacgCTGACTACGACGCTGGACCaccgaaagagaaaacgtcttcttctagCGCTTCGGTGGTATTTGAAGTTTCACCTGCCTTGAAGCGCTCCCTGCGCTTAtcggggaaaaaaaaaagaaattacgctgacgacgacgctggaccaccgagaaagaaaacgtcttcttctagCGCTTCGATGGTATTTGAAGTTTCACCTGCCTTGAAGCGCTCCCTGCGCTTAtcggggaaaaaaaaacgaaattacgctgacgacgacgctggaccaccgaaaaagaaaacgtcttcttctagCGCTTCGGTGGTATTTGAAGTTTTACCTGCCTTGAAGCGCTCCCTGCGCTTAtcggggaaaaaaaaaagaaactacgctgacaacgacgacgctggaccaccgaaagagaaaacgtcttcttctagCGCTTCGGTGGTATTTGAAGTTTTACCTGCCTTGAAGCGCTCCCTGCGCTTAtcgggaaaaaaaaaaaggaattacgctgacaacgacgacgctggaccaccgaaaaagaaaacgtcttcttctagCGCTTCGGTGGTATTTGAAGATTTACCTGCCTTGAAGCGCTCCCTGCGCTTAtcggagaaaagaaaaaagtgattTTGAAGTTCACGAAGAGCATTTGAATTATTAAGGCTATGAGTTGCAGAGTGTTGGGGTTCGTATGAGGCTTGTTTTGTTTTAGTCGTGTGTATGTTGCAAGTTGCCAGTgtttctaaa is a window of Oscarella lobularis chromosome 20, ooOscLobu1.1, whole genome shotgun sequence DNA encoding:
- the LOC136199292 gene encoding DNA topoisomerase 2-alpha-like isoform X1: MENAFQAQSDDRIPLRPDTYIASMEKEFKSQLNDANFAGGEESANCTLILTDRNSGKTLAVCGLSVVGRNHFGVYHLRRKMLNVFEATNEQIEDDAEMKNIVRIVGLEYSKDYSSVDDLKALRYGRLMIMTDHDEDGTNMKGLLIRFLHHKWPLLLRLPFLEQFIAPRVKVFKGQNKKAFYSISEFDEWEENTLDSLSWRVKHYRGLGTSTANEAKEYFQDLEKHRVLFRYCGSSDDAAITLAFARGHAAWRKRWLNDWLAQRKQRRQAGKSESFSSGSDQLTFSNFVNEELAQFANAFNDRSIPSLVDGLTPAQRRVVVTCSRQNGAEINVVDLAGIGADLSSYNYAKKTITTCYGLAQNFVGANNINLIEPIGQFGTRLRGGKDAASPRCLFTALSSLARLIISPLDEPGLTRLCDDDRLVEPEWLCPIIPMVLVNGAEGIGREFSSFVPNYDAREIVANLQRMLDGVEPIPMVPSYKGFTGKIRQVDEHTFTTFGTVTRLDDTHLEITELPVGTWTETYIRDVLESRTIKNLISDYTAYYTDTTVRFVVTMTKARMDDCKKEGFHKKFKLESTLATNNLVLFDSNGCLKKYANEIEILKEFFDLRLERYALRKRLIEGLLKAKVDKLTNEAQFIDEKCDGKFIVENIAKKELVALLSRRGYASDPIRAWREANPSFRDTISSGGDSRDKFETTGPDFNYLLRLSLTKEERDQLLARRDSKMSELRVVKLKSPKTMWKDDLKILLDQLEKVEQNDKGKASMPKARVPTKVKERSSKKNFADTDDAGPPKKKTSSSSASVVFEDLPALKRSLRLSGKKKRNYADDDAGPPRKKTSSSSASMVFEVSPALKRSLRLSGKKKRNYADYDAGPPKEKTSSSSASVVFEVSPALKRSLRLSGKKKRNYADDDAGPPRKKTSSSSASMVFEVSPALKRSLRLSGKKKRNYADDDAGPPKKKTSSSSASVVFEVLPALKRSLRLSGKKKRNYADNDDAGPPKEKTSSSSASVVFEVLPALKRSLRLSGKKKRNYADNDDAGPPKKKTSSSSASVVFEDLPALKRSLRLSEKRKK
- the LOC136199292 gene encoding DNA topoisomerase 2-alpha-like isoform X2, producing the protein MENAFQAQSDDRIPLRPDTYIASMEKEFKSQLNDANFAGGEESANCTLILTDRNSGKTLAVCGLSVVGRNHFGVYHLRRKMLNVFEATNEQIEDDAEMKNIVRIVGLEYSKDYSSVDDLKALRYGRLMIMTDHDEDGTNMKGLLIRFLHHKWPLLLRLPFLEQFIAPRVKVFKGQNKKAFYSISEFDEWEENTLDSLSWRVKHYRGLGTSTANEAKEYFQDLEKHRVLFRYCGSSDDAAITLAFARGHAAWRKRWLNDWLAQRKQRRQAGKSESFSSGSDQLTFSNFVNEELAQFANAFNDRSIPSLVDGLTPAQRRVVVTCSRQNGAEINVVDLAGIGADLSSYNYAKKTITTCYGLAQNFVGANNINLIEPIGQFGTRLRGGKDAASPRCLFTALSSLARLIISPLDEPGLTRLCDDDRLVEPEWLCPIIPMVLVNGAEGIGREFSSFVPNYDAREIVANLQRMLDGVEPIPMVPSYKGFTGKIRQVDEHTFTTFGTVTRLDDTHLEITELPVGTWTETYIRDVLESRTIKNLISDYTAYYTDTTVRFVVTMTKARMDDCKKEGFHKKFKLESTLATNNLVLFDSNGCLKKYANEIEILKEFFDLRLERYALRKRLIEGLLKAKVDKLTNEAQFIDEKCDGKFIVENIAKKELVALLSRRGYASDPIRAWREANPSFRDTISSGGDSRDKFETTGPDFNYLLRLSLTKEERDQLLARRDSKMSELRVVKLKSPKTMWKDDLKILLDQLEKVEQNDKGKASMPKARVPTKERSSKKNFADTDDAGPPKKKTSSSSASVVFEDLPALKRSLRLSGKKKRNYADDDAGPPRKKTSSSSASMVFEVSPALKRSLRLSGKKKRNYADYDAGPPKEKTSSSSASVVFEVSPALKRSLRLSGKKKRNYADDDAGPPRKKTSSSSASMVFEVSPALKRSLRLSGKKKRNYADDDAGPPKKKTSSSSASVVFEVLPALKRSLRLSGKKKRNYADNDDAGPPKEKTSSSSASVVFEVLPALKRSLRLSGKKKRNYADNDDAGPPKKKTSSSSASVVFEDLPALKRSLRLSEKRKK